From a region of the Paenibacillus lutimineralis genome:
- a CDS encoding ABC transporter permease has product MYYIKLFILYIKYLIKAEAQYRANFITGLFANFLTYFLTYMSVWVITNRFDSLNGWNYNDLVFLTALHLFSYGIASTFLWGYIFGLEKKINDGSFDKVLVRPIDPVVSLSLEGFAWTGIGQIVVSSFFLIGSLVAGDIEWSFYKAIVLILSIIGAILIQCSAHLFFGTLSFWMRKSFSLANVLYYTFRYFINYPLTIYGKIVRYTLTFILPWGFINYYPAVFILDKKELHADWYIFTPILGVVLFVLTIGFSKLGIKKYESVGN; this is encoded by the coding sequence GTGTATTATATTAAGCTCTTCATTCTGTATATAAAATATTTGATAAAAGCTGAAGCTCAATATCGGGCGAATTTTATCACCGGTCTCTTTGCAAACTTCCTAACCTATTTTTTAACCTACATGTCAGTATGGGTGATAACCAATCGTTTTGACTCCCTTAATGGTTGGAATTATAACGATCTGGTATTTCTGACCGCACTTCATCTATTCTCATATGGGATAGCTTCAACATTCTTGTGGGGCTACATTTTTGGTTTGGAAAAAAAAATCAATGACGGCAGCTTTGACAAGGTGCTTGTCCGCCCGATTGACCCCGTGGTGAGTCTTTCTTTGGAGGGGTTTGCTTGGACGGGAATAGGACAAATCGTGGTTTCTAGCTTCTTTTTGATTGGATCTTTGGTAGCAGGCGATATCGAATGGAGCTTCTACAAGGCTATTGTTTTAATCTTAAGTATCATAGGAGCAATTCTAATTCAATGTTCTGCTCACTTATTTTTTGGGACACTAAGTTTCTGGATGCGAAAATCTTTTTCACTAGCCAATGTGCTTTATTACACATTCCGCTATTTTATCAATTACCCACTGACCATTTACGGAAAAATTGTACGTTATACCTTAACCTTTATTTTACCGTGGGGATTTATCAATTATTATCCAGCCGTTTTCATACTCGATAAGAAAGAATTGCACGCTGATTGGTATATTTTCACTCCGATACTAGGGGTGGTTTTGTTTGTATTAACAATAGGATTCTCCAAGTTGGGTATCAAGAAATATGAGAGTGTTGGAAATTAA